The Salvelinus namaycush isolate Seneca chromosome 11, SaNama_1.0, whole genome shotgun sequence DNA window ACAGAAGTGTTCAGTCCAGGGCACAGAGGACCGCGTTGAGGGCTTCGACTGCAGTCTTAAGCAGTTCACCGTCCTTCGTCTCCCACACAGGTTCTCAGACCATGTAAGAGTTCTGATTCTTCAGCTTGTCCAGTTCTTTGCTCTGCTGTCTAAGGAACAGTATTCTGGGAGAAAGAAAAGGacacagttttaagaaaataagcAATTTATCGTGTGACATAGACACAATTCCTAGACAAGACAATtatgatgtgtgtttgtgtgtgctcgCTTGTCATGTTCTCACCTCTGTTCCCTCAGCGTGGCCTGGATCTCACACACTCTGACTAATGATCTGAGGTTTTTGAGTTCAGTGCAGATCTCAGACATGTAGAGACTGCCCATGTTGTGGGCATCTTCCCGTAACCGTGCTGCCTGAAAGAGAAAGgcggagctggttgagagaatgcaccAAAACACACATGAACTTTTAGCATGGAGCAAATATCAGAAAGTAAAAATAAGCTTCTACAGAAGGAAATCACCAATCAGAAATGTGTTTCAGTACCGGTTAGTCAGACTACCGAAAAGCCTACACTCACTAAGTATAGGGTCGTAGGCCTGCCTATTGGTTCCATAACCTGCTATCAATGTGTGCAAAAGAAGTGAACCCTTGTTGTCTGTGTACCCTAAGGCAGGCAGCTTATCTGCTGCTTCTGACTAGCCAGCTCCAGCATTTTTTGGTAGTTCAGCTCTTTGTAGTTGAAGTGATGGCTAAATATAtactataataataatactataatgTCTCTTTTCTATCCATCAGGTCTCCATGAGCAGGTGTAACTGAAATGTTTGATCATTGAAAGGCGAGTTTGGCTTTTTTGTATTCAATCAACTCCCAATATGAAATTGCCTGAGCGTGGCCTTGAGTGTAGCTACtgccatgtacagttgaagtcggaagtttacatacaccttagccaaatacatttaaactgaatttttcacaattcctgacatttaatcccagtaaaaattccctgtcttaggtcagttaggatcaccactttatttaaaaaatgtgaaatgtcagaataatagtagagcgaattatttatttcagcttttatttccttcatcacattcccagtgggtcagaagtttacatacactcaattagtatttggaagcattgcctttaaattgtttaacttgggtcaaacgttttgggtagccttccacaagcttcccacaataagtgttttggcccattcttcctgacagagctggtgcaactgagtcaggtttgtaggcctctttgctcgcacacactttttcagttctgcccacaaattttctatgggattgaggtcagggctttgtgatagccactccaataccttgactttgttgtccttaagctattttgccacaactttggaagtatgcttggggtcattgtccatttggaagacccatttgcaaccaagctttaacttcctgactgacggcttgagatgttgcttcaatatatccacataatgttccttcctcatgaagccatctattttgtgaagtgcaccagtccctcctgcagaatagcacccccacaacatgatgctgccacactcatgcttcacagttgggatggtgttcttcggcttgcaagcctccctctttttcctccaaacacaacgatggtcattacggccaaacagttctatttttgtttcatcagaccagaggacatttctccaaaaggaaagatctttgtcccatgtgcagttgcaaacagtagtctgtaTTTTTTTGgcggcggttttggagcagtggcttcttccttgctgagcggcctttcaggttatttcgatattggactcgttttactgtggatatagatactttgtacccgtttcctccagcatattaacaaggtccgttgctgttgttctgggattgatttgcatcccatgatgtcaagcaaagaggcactgagtttgaaggtaggccttgaaatacatccacaggtacacctccaattgacccaaatgatgtcaattagcctatcagaagcttctaaagccatgacatcattttctggaattttcaagctgtttaaagccatagtcaacttagtgcatgtaaacttctgacccactggaattgtgatacagtgaattataagtgaaataatctgtctgtaaacaatagttgtaaaaattacttatgtcatgcacaaagtagacgtcgtaaccgacttgccaaaactatagtttgttaacaagacatttgtggagtggttgaaaaactagttttaatgactccaacctaagtgtatgtaaacttccgacctcaactgtaggTACGAAATGTGATTGTATAGTAGTGCTATTTTAAACTGCTGTTACTTAATAATATGCACACAACTCAATGACATGCACATATCCTACTAACATCAATGCATGACTACTAAATTGCGATCACATAAATCTTAATTTAACTAATATGACCTTCTGTGTATTCCTGTTATATCCACACAGTGTGGTATTATTTTCATGATTAATATTGAACCCATTAAAATCTTAGTCATATAGTTGACAGATATTAACATACAAACTACTAACTCGGTGTTCCCATATGTTGATCATCCCGTTATCGCACTTAACAGTGGAGCTCCCTACCTGCTTCTCGATGTGCTCGGCGGGCCAGTTCTGGACGTGCCTGATGAGGTTCTCATCAAAGTGAGAGGCCAGCGAGGGAGTGAAGGAGCCGGGAGTGCTGGACTGGGCTGAGGCGACATTGAGAACCGAATGGCCGCCGGTGGCGTTGCCGTTAGGTCCTGATGGCGGACTCCCCTGACTGCTGGACAAGAGAGAAAGCAGAGTAGTTATAAGGAGAGTAAGGCTCCGTCCAGAAACAACCTCCAGTCACCTACACACTTGTGTTGATTGGAAAGGTTTGGATAGGTGGCTACTACAAAAACGCTTTTATACATCCAATCCTTCCAGATATACACAAGTGCCTCTATATTTCAAACTACCTCCGCTGTCGGAGAGTTCGGGGGTCCTCTGGATGTTTCTCTGCTGAAGCCTGTTGAGAAACTGGTCCTGGTTTCACTGGGGTAACCTACAGAGGCAcagaggggagaggtagggatGGAGAGGGTAAGCCATTAAAAAGGGAGTGTGTAAGAGATAAGAAAACAATTAAGAAAAATAAAGCAAGAAACCGGGAacgagagaagagagcagaggtgAATGGAGATAAAAGAATGGTGACGTGCGGGAGAAAGAAACACAGATCACAGGgttgaaattattattatttttttttgtaaacaATACACCCCCAATCATAACAATATTATTTGACAAGTTTAGAGTTTCCGTGGAGGTGCTGACCTTTGGTTGGGAGGAGGCAGGAGGCATGCTGAGTGCAGGTTTCTGGTTAAGGAGGTTGGTCTGGGGCGTGCCGTTCCTGGGTGACACATATGAGCGGGGTGAGGAGGTGTCCGACATTAGCGATATGGGTGACTGACTTGCCTGCTGGGCCGCTATTGGTTCATGTCCAGGAGGGGAATAGGACAAAGGAGGAAATATTTTTAATGATAGCAACCTTAATCTCACATACAAAAGGTTATTACtatacggaacaaaaatataaacgcaacaatttcaaagatttgacagttcatataaggaaatcatttaatttaaataaattcattaggccctaaactATGGACTTCAAATGagtgggcaggggtgcagccatgggtgggcataggcccacccactggggagtcatgccaagccaatcagaatgagttttccccacaaaagggctttattacagacagaaatcccccccccccccccacccctccccctcaGATGATCAGGTGAAGAAACcagatgtggaggttctgggctggtgtggttacacgtggtctgcagttgtgagatcggttggacgtactgccaaattcgcAAAAATTACTTTGGAgcagcttatgatagagaaactaacattcaattctctggcaaccactctggtggacattcttgcagtctgagaccaacactttacatgttgcgtttatatttttgttcagtatataaattATGAATATGCCTATAAGGACCGTAAGGACCGTCATTTTAAAGGTTTTATTTTTCTTATGCATCCAAAACTTTGTGAAACTCAGTGGCTATTGTTGCTTTGAGGACTACCCTGGTTAAATGCGTCAATAGCAAAGTTTTCTAGATTATTCAACAGAAAACCTAATCAGATGTTGACCTGAACTGAAGGACGCCCATACTCCTTCTTGAGAGATAAGTAACATTTCCAGTTACAGATTTGAACAATAACAGCTTCCATGAAAACATTTAATAGGAGAATGCTTACAATGTATTTCTTTCTAAATAACATGTCAGAGTGCAATGTAAGCATAGCTCTTTTTACCAACCACAGGACACTGAAAAATCTGTAAAACCAGTCTAGCTAACAAAAAGAAAGGCATCAAAAAGATCACCCGAAAGGTGACATAACAGCGGCCATACCTTGGTTGGAGGATTGTTGAGCAGCTTGGGAAAGCAGAGAAGTGATGTTGAAAGCAGACGGTCCAGCAGTGAGGAGTTTATGAAGCATAGACTGCAAGGACGCTTGGGTGACAGCAGCCGCGAGGACTGTAGgagggaaaacacacacaggacaatgAGAAAAATACAGATACGTACACACAGATATAAGGCAACAGACTTGTGTATGTATGTAACACATACACAGATGGGTCCATACACATACATTAACAAAGggcaagagaggagaggggttgttgAGTGACACAGTGAAAAGGAGGTGAGCAGACATGATATAGGCTATACAAAACTGTCATTGAATGGGTGGTTTAATTTGATGATTTTATATTTACAACCCATTGGTAGGTAGGCAAGAATCCATTTTCTCAGGATCACTCATCCACAACAATAGAACCCACCAACCCTTCGCCTCGATTAAGCTACTCCCTATATCGTGAATTTAGCCTATTCAATATCTGCTCGGAGTAAGAGAAACTCTAAACCAAATGGGATCAGACTGAAGATCAAATCCACGTTGGTTTTGTGGTCATATAATGACTCCAGATATCAGAAAATCCAAATGTGTGTTTCACATTTCAGTACAGCGGTGGGGGGGAAGGGGGGTAagtcccattttttttttttttttttttttttttttaacaatactTATGCTCCATGAACATTTACAAAGAAAACATGACACTCAGATATGCCCTTTGAGCCCAAAGTCATATTTTGTGACTTGGGGCTTGTGCCAATTAAGCCTTTTTCAACCGGTGAGCCATTTGAACTCAGGTACACTAAAGATCAAGAAGGAGAAATGTGGAATTGGCCAACTCACCCTCATTGATCTTGGCCATGTCCATGCTGCCGTTGTTCATCTGCAGGGTGGCTTGCAGCGCTGGGAGGAGCTGCCGCAGGAGGGCGGGGTCTTGGAGCAGGCCCGAGGCCTGGGTTTGGACAGAGGGGGACACCGGGaccgtggaggaggaggaagatgaagggGTGGGGTTAGAGCCAGAGGCTTGGTTCAGGCCCGGATTGGTGGAGGAAGAGGACTGAGAAGGTGCAGAGTTGGAGGACTTGTCCCCTGAAGTGCCCTCTGTGGGGCAAAAAGAACAACAAGTTAGGACTGCGGACACTGGCTTGACAAACATAGGATGCACCTCTATAGTTCATAGTGACTTCCTTTCCTCAACTTTTTTCACACATTGAAAAGGTGATAGCCATAATGCATAGAATTGTCAAGTcttttcagatcagtgcagaggaaggagaggacacaAGGAAAATAAGTAACTTCTCACTATTGACACATTGGCCATATTATAAGACTGTAGATGATTTCATATACAGGTATAGTCATAATATCACAACAAAAAGGTACTCTTTAAATAGGCAGGCAAGTCAAAATCCAGATGTTACTGCTGCATCTGAAACCTAGACTACACCTCCCATACGCTCTACCTCTGTAGTTTTCATACTCACTTGTGGTGGCTGTGTCGACAGACTCTCGTCTGTAGTCCCGGTCTTTGGGGAAAGTGTTGGACTCCCTCTTAGATGGGTCTTTCTGCCTCTGCTCTCTGGACACAATGAAACGCAAACGCAAGGTCACTGTCAGGTTTAAGTTGAATTAAACGGAGTGTAATTGCTGGTTGAATACAGATTGGGAATGTAATTTCATGTTCAGACTTCTGTCAGAATGTGTAATCTACCAATCTCCGTTTTGGGACATTTTAGCATGCTATAGTAGggcccaaaaactcagttttatTTGTTGCCTGTTTGGTTTTTCCCATTTAGAATTGTTCTGTTTTTTTCAGGTTTTCGCTCCCAAAATCACtttaatagaaaaacaaaatTGGGTGTtccaagtccacaacaatgcataaaccacatcaggagaccacttttgagatCTGGAAAAACCCTTTAAATCAAGTTCGCAAGAGACTGTTAGGTTagcggtgtttctgtagcacacatgtgattgcaTAGTTTGCTAAACAAATTGCCACTGGATTGATTacaataatcatgatatcattctgccaggtaggcataggatACTttgtagtagaggtcgaccgattaatcggaatggccgattaattagggccaatttcaagttttcataacaatcgaaaATCTGTGTTTTTGGGCACCGATTTGGCAGaatttttttattatatatttttctacacctttatttaactaggcaagtcagttaagaacacattcttattttcaatgacagcctaggaacggtgggttaactgccttgttcaggggcagaacgacagatttttaccgtgtcagctcggggattcgtttttgcaaccttccggttactagtccaacgctctaaccacctgccttatattgcactccacgaggagcctgcgtggcaggctgactacctgttacgcgaaggcagcaagaagccaaggtaagttgctagctagcattaaacttataaaaaacaatcaatcttcacataatcactagttaactacacatggttgatgatattactagtttatctagcgtgtcctgcgttgcatataatcgatgcggtgcctgttaatttcccatcgaatcacagcctacttcgccaaacgggtgatgatttagcactgtcgttgcaccaaacctaaccttaaatatcaatgcctttctttaaaatcaatacacaagtatatatttttaaacctgcatatttagttaatattgcctgctaacatgaatttcttagaCTTAGgaatgccacccgttagataaaatacggaacagttccgtatttcactgaaagaataaacgttttgttttcgaaatgatagtttccggattcgcccaaattaatgaccaaaggctcgtatttctgtgtgttattatgttataattaagtctaagatttgatatttgatagagcagtctgacagagcgatggtaggcagcagcaggctcgtacacattcattcaaacagcactttcgtgcggtttgccagcagctcttcgcaatgcttcaagcctatcaactcccgagattaggctggtgtaaccgatgtgaaatggctagctagttagcggggtgcgcactaatagcatttcaatcggtgacgtcattcactctgagacttggagtagttgttccccttgctctgcatgggtaacgctgcttcgagggtggctgttgtcgatgtgttcctggttcgagcccaggtaggggcgaggagagggacggaagctatactgttacactggcaatactgaagtgcctataagaacatccaaaagactaaggtatatgaaatacaaatggtatacagaaatagtcctataattcctataataactacaacctaaaatttcttacctgggaatactgaagactcatgttaaaaggaaccaccagctttcatatgttctcatgttctgagcaaggaacttaaacgttagctttcttacatggcacatattgcacttttactttcttctccaacactttgtttttgcattatttaaaccaaattgaacatttgGTTTTATTAtctatttgaggctaaattgattttattgatgtattatattaagttaaaataagtgttcattcagtattcagta harbors:
- the LOC120055732 gene encoding WW domain-containing adapter protein with coiled-coil-like isoform X3 encodes the protein MRDGLSDPTPPYKMLRRSDESPVNKYSDGHSKTKTFHTLRGKDGGTSCSPQENLHNHSSNSHSNQSKASDTPHEPADDWSEHISSSGKKYYYNCRTEVSQWEKPKDWLEREQRQKDPSKRESNTFPKDRDYRRESVDTATTKGTSGDKSSNSAPSQSSSSTNPGLNQASGSNPTPSSSSSSTVPVSPSVQTQASGLLQDPALLRQLLPALQATLQMNNGSMDMAKINEVLAAAVTQASLQSMLHKLLTAGPSAFNITSLLSQAAQQSSNQAAQQASQSPISLMSDTSSPRSYVSPRNGTPQTNLLNQKPALSMPPASSQPKVTPVKPGPVSQQASAEKHPEDPRTLRQRSSQGSPPSGPNGNATGGHSVLNVASAQSSTPGSFTPSLASHFDENLIRHVQNWPAEHIEKQAARLREDAHNMGSLYMSEICTELKNLRSLVRVCEIQATLREQRILFLRQQSKELDKLKNQNSYMV
- the LOC120055732 gene encoding WW domain-containing adapter protein with coiled-coil-like isoform X2, producing MVMHARKQPRLSDGCNDRRDSQPYQTHKSQPKSQSTTLHGHDKMRDGLSDPTPPYKMLRRSDESPVNKYSDGHSKTKTFHTLRGKDGGTSCSPQENLHNHSSNSHSNQSKASDTPHEPADDWSEHISSSGKKYYYNCRTEVSQWEKPKDWLEREQRQKDPSKRESNTFPKDRDYRRESVDTATTKGTSGDKSSNSAPSQSSSSTNPGLNQASGSNPTPSSSSSSTVPVSPSVQTQASGLLQDPALLRQLLPALQATLQMNNGSMDMAKINEVLAAAVTQASLQSMLHKLLTAGPSAFNITSLLSQAAQQSSNQAAQQASQSPISLMSDTSSPRSYVSPRNGTPQTNLLNQKPALSMPPASSQPKVTPVKPGPVSQQASAEKHPEDPRTLRQRSQGSPPSGPNGNATGGHSVLNVASAQSSTPGSFTPSLASHFDENLIRHVQNWPAEHIEKQAARLREDAHNMGSLYMSEICTELKNLRSLVRVCEIQATLREQRILFLRQQSKELDKLKNQNSYMV
- the LOC120055732 gene encoding WW domain-containing adapter protein with coiled-coil-like isoform X1, whose translation is MVMHARKQPRLSDGCNDRRDSQPYQTHKSQPKSQSTTLHGHDKMRDGLSDPTPPYKMLRRSDESPVNKYSDGHSKTKTFHTLRGKDGGTSCSPQENLHNHSSNSHSNQSKASDTPHEPADDWSEHISSSGKKYYYNCRTEVSQWEKPKDWLEREQRQKDPSKRESNTFPKDRDYRRESVDTATTKGTSGDKSSNSAPSQSSSSTNPGLNQASGSNPTPSSSSSSTVPVSPSVQTQASGLLQDPALLRQLLPALQATLQMNNGSMDMAKINEVLAAAVTQASLQSMLHKLLTAGPSAFNITSLLSQAAQQSSNQAAQQASQSPISLMSDTSSPRSYVSPRNGTPQTNLLNQKPALSMPPASSQPKVTPVKPGPVSQQASAEKHPEDPRTLRQRSSQGSPPSGPNGNATGGHSVLNVASAQSSTPGSFTPSLASHFDENLIRHVQNWPAEHIEKQAARLREDAHNMGSLYMSEICTELKNLRSLVRVCEIQATLREQRILFLRQQSKELDKLKNQNSYMV